One Euzebyales bacterium genomic window, ACGCTACCGACGGGCCGCCGCGGCCGCGCATCGGCAAACTCGCCAGTCTTGGCGGAACTGCTCGACCACTCGGTGGTCGCCAGTCAGACTGGGCGCATGCACCGGCCTGCGTCCCGTTTGACGCAGGCGTCCAGTCCGGAGGCGCGATGGCCGCACTCCTCACCGCGGACACGTTGGTCGTCAGCCAGCGCGCCAAGCTCGTGGAGCTCACCAACCAGTACGACATCTGGGATCCGCAGGGTGTCGCGCTCGGGTTCATCGACGAGCCGGCCCAGAGCCGCCTGCGCAAGACGGCCCGCTTCGCCACCAGCATCGGTCAGTTCCTCACCCATCGCCTCACTGTCCGCGACGTCGCCGACGGCGACGTGTTGGAGGTCATACGGCCGGCCAAGGTCGTGAAGTCGCGCCTGTCGGTGCGGACCGGTGACCGGCGCCCGGTCGGCGAGATCGTGCAGGACAATGTGTTCGGTAAGATCCGGTTCACCCTCACCGATGCTGATGGACGTCGTGTCGGGCAGGTCCGGGCCGAGAACTGGCGGGCGTGGGACTTCGCCATCGTCAATCGCGACGGGCGGGAGGTGGCCAGGATCGACAAGCGGTTCGTCGGTGTCCTGAAGGCCGTGTTCACCACGGCCGACACCTACGTCGTGCACATCGACCCCACGCTCGACGGTGACCTTCGGCTCCTGGCGATCGCAGCGGCCGCTGCGGTCGACACCGCACTCAAGCAGGACGAGCGACGCCTCGACATCTCCGACGTCACTGACATCTTCGGGCTCGGCTGACCACCGCGGCGGTCTGGCCCGGAAGCGCTCGCGGCGTGGCTGAGCGTCACAGCCGTGATGACCGGATGCGACCGCGGCCCCGGTCCAGACCCTGCGGGGTCGGGAGGCGAGGCCGCACAGCCTGCTGGGAGTCGACCGCCGCGCGTTCGCCCCCGTTCGACGTGCGGCTTCGCGATCACCCGGCCACAGCATGCGAAACGGCCCTACTGGTCACTGACGTGCCCACCGGGATGGCCCGGCCGACCATGTCTGGTGGCAGCGCGGCGTCGTGTACCAGGTGTACCCGCGCTCGTTTCCGGACGCCGATGGGCACGGTGTCGGTGATCTCGAGGCGATCCGGCGTCGCCTCGACCACGTGGTTGATCTGGGCGTCGACGCGGTGTGCATCTCGCCGATCTATCCGTCGCGCGCGGGAGGACCCCACCGTGACTGGTAGGTGTGGGCCGACCCGGGGTCCGGCCTCCTGCGATTGAGACGAGTGGAACCCGTGATGAGGGTCGCTTCCTGCGGGAGATCCCCTGTGTGGCACAGGGTTGATCTCTGCTGGCGGGCGGATGGGCCTGTACGTGACGGCTGCGGCGGTCTACAACTTGGGCGAGAGACCCGGCGACAATTGTCGAATTGATGCTGCGGGCTGGCAGATGATCGCGCCCACCGTTCGAGCGGGTGCTGTGACGACACCGACGTCGGTGCGTACGTTGCACGGCCCCCGTCGTCGGTGGGGGTCATGCTCGGGGCGCTGATGCTGGCCGAGTCGTTCAGGCCGTCGCTCCTGCCTCGCACGCTGGTGACGCAGGTCGGGTTGTCGGCGCTCGCGGCGGTCACGGGCTACGCAATCGGTGCCGTCGCTGGCGCGATCGGTCGCGTGATCATCACGCGTATCACCGGGGCCACGGCGTCTGCCCGTTTCGTGCAGCCGATCGGGCTCTCGATGGCCGTCATCGCGGTGGCCGTGGCGTTCGCGCACGCGTCGGGACGCCTGCAGCTACAGGCTGGCCAGCGGGCCGCACTGGGGTTGGACGCCGCTGTGCCAAGCACCCTGCTCGTGCTGGTCGGGGCCACCGTGGGCGCGATCCTGATGGTGCTGCTGGGCCGTTGTCTGCGCGGCGGCGCCCGCCGGCTGGGTCGCCCCCTGACGGCCCGACTGGGCTGGTCGCCGCGTAGCGCCACCATCGCCGGAGGTGTGCTCGAGACGGCCATCTGCCTCGTCCTCGTCGCCGGACTCGTCGCGCTCGTGCGACCGGTGTCCGCCTCTCGTGACCGTCGCATCGGCGCCGGCGAGCGCCCTCCGGTGTCTGCATTGCGGTCGGGAGGCCCGGGATCGCGTATCAGTTGGGCGACCCTTGGAGTGCAGGGGCGACGCTTTGTCGCTGGTGGCCTTTCTGTGCGGGAGATCGGTCACCTGCGTGAGTCGCCCACCGCCGTCGAACC contains:
- a CDS encoding phospholipid scramblase-related protein, with the protein product MAALLTADTLVVSQRAKLVELTNQYDIWDPQGVALGFIDEPAQSRLRKTARFATSIGQFLTHRLTVRDVADGDVLEVIRPAKVVKSRLSVRTGDRRPVGEIVQDNVFGKIRFTLTDADGRRVGQVRAENWRAWDFAIVNRDGREVARIDKRFVGVLKAVFTTADTYVVHIDPTLDGDLRLLAIAAAAAVDTALKQDERRLDISDVTDIFGLG